One Deltaproteobacteria bacterium DNA segment encodes these proteins:
- the rpsC gene encoding 30S ribosomal protein S3, translating into MGQKVHPYGFRLGTLYGWKSNWFDERRYQDQVIEDFKLRKHIKAKLYHAGISKVVIERTGEKCVINIHTARPGILIGKRGAEVDVLRGELAKITPHEIFINIKEIRKAELDAQLVAESIAMQLERRVAFRRAMKKSMMSTMKFGAKGIRVECSGRLGGSEMSRRERYAEGRVPLHTLRADIEFGLAEAKTTYGAIGVKCWIFKGDVTDKELRSGPLALRNREEAQR; encoded by the coding sequence GTGGGACAAAAAGTCCATCCCTACGGATTCCGCCTGGGCACGCTCTATGGCTGGAAGTCGAACTGGTTCGACGAGCGCCGCTACCAGGACCAGGTCATCGAAGACTTCAAGCTGCGCAAGCACATCAAGGCGAAGCTGTATCACGCGGGCATCTCGAAGGTCGTCATCGAGCGGACCGGCGAGAAGTGCGTGATCAACATCCACACCGCGCGGCCGGGCATCCTGATCGGCAAGCGCGGCGCGGAAGTCGACGTGCTGCGCGGAGAGCTCGCGAAGATCACGCCGCACGAGATCTTCATCAACATCAAAGAGATCCGGAAGGCGGAGCTCGACGCGCAGCTGGTCGCCGAGTCGATCGCGATGCAGCTCGAGCGACGCGTCGCCTTCCGCCGCGCGATGAAGAAGTCGATGATGTCGACGATGAAGTTCGGTGCGAAGGGCATTCGCGTCGAGTGCAGCGGCCGGCTCGGCGGCTCGGAGATGAGCCGCCGCGAGCGCTACGCGGAAGGACGCGTGCCGCTGCACACGCTGCGCGCCGACATCGAGTTCGGCCTCGCGGAAGCGAAGACGACCTACGGCGCGATCGGCGTGAAGTGCTGGATCTTCAAGGGCGACGTCACGGACAAGGAGCTTCGCTC